The proteins below come from a single Agrococcus beijingensis genomic window:
- the hpf gene encoding ribosome hibernation-promoting factor, HPF/YfiA family: protein MDITFGAKGADITDRFRAYAQEKLTKVTQLLPRATALDVKLTRHAEAHSATVGGRVEITVHGPGSIIRAESDGPDKYMAFDSAFHRIMERARRVHDKRHDHSARRRTPLREAAANGFEQVAITPADPAVVEAVSTGAIPTVESGPEHEAETSWSPVVIRQKRFPSKKMSVRDAVDQMELVGHPFYLFVDEATGDCAVVYRRKGWSYGVITLDDTISQPTEVDTGEERAAS from the coding sequence ATGGACATCACATTCGGCGCCAAGGGCGCAGACATCACCGATCGGTTCCGCGCCTACGCGCAGGAGAAGCTCACGAAGGTCACGCAGCTGCTCCCGCGAGCCACCGCCCTCGATGTCAAGCTCACCCGTCACGCCGAAGCCCATTCCGCCACGGTCGGAGGTCGGGTGGAGATCACCGTGCACGGCCCCGGCTCCATCATCCGCGCCGAGTCCGACGGGCCCGACAAGTACATGGCGTTCGACTCCGCGTTCCACCGCATCATGGAGCGAGCGCGCCGCGTCCACGACAAGCGCCACGACCACAGCGCCCGCCGCCGCACCCCGCTGCGCGAGGCCGCGGCCAACGGCTTCGAGCAGGTCGCGATCACGCCCGCCGACCCCGCCGTCGTCGAGGCCGTCAGCACGGGGGCCATCCCCACCGTCGAGTCGGGCCCCGAGCACGAGGCCGAGACCTCCTGGTCGCCCGTGGTGATCCGCCAGAAGCGGTTCCCCTCGAAGAAGATGAGCGTCCGCGACGCCGTCGACCAGATGGAGCTCGTCGGCCACCCCTTCTACCTGTTCGTCGACGAGGCGACCGGCGACTGCGCCGTCGTCTACCGCCGCAAGGGCTGGTCCTACGGCGTGATCACGCTCGACGACACCATCTCGCAGCCCACCGAGGTCGACACCGGTGAGGAGCGCGCGGCCTCCTGA